In the Telopea speciosissima isolate NSW1024214 ecotype Mountain lineage chromosome 2, Tspe_v1, whole genome shotgun sequence genome, one interval contains:
- the LOC122651988 gene encoding uncharacterized protein LOC122651988, which yields MDPLAPQLPAVASATHLAYPDSVDSSPRSRNLDSWDEPLPSIPGGYKLRLMCSYGGHIVPRPHDKSLCYLGGETRIVVVERHSSLADLSAQLSRSLLNGCSFALKYQLSKEDLDSLISVTTDEDLENMIEEYDRTTTSSLKPSRLRVFLFHTKFETAASVGSLLSDSKSENWFLDALNVAGILPRGMSADAGSVNCLLGLNDVIHVDPSADGEAQSDSLGGNNKQVNKSGPDVQSLSDSPVMETNSSFGSTTSSPSMSNLPPIRVHVEDGVRLHDQKVGLEEHFSQLSVAAPHKQEEGFVSLTCPRPVPTIVAAAAMAPAVTVNPTTVASENSGRVYSDDERSDHGAPVGFRKLPQPQLQQRMGVDLPSPDAAARDANSRPKPVFYQDPVAPASPARDNRVPAIPVDPKANMSDPSYRIQMQQQQLQDAGYVLPSQLDHHQQQQFIPAGTHYIHHHATGPVPVSSYYPMYPSAQQQQQLHHQLDQQQYPMYFLPVRQPQAYNLPVQSYVGDTPTVPSSRASTPPNPAMITSAAAAAFKESAAPVYPPMTATPPAKPESAAHVYRTAATAAPPLIHMPSDQHQQQILGYHPMHHPSQSIAVAANYAYENTDPAHSQIYYTQPSASTLAHQYQTMTGAASAVVSEASAQLPTDNSKQHQQKIRSS from the exons ATGGACCCACTAGCTCCTCAACTACCGGCGGTGGCGTCCGCCACCCATCTCGCCTACCCGGACTCGGTGGACTCGTCTCCCCGGTCTCGCAACCTTGATTCCTGGGACGAGCCTCTCCCTTCAATCCCTGGCGGCTATAAACTGCGCCTGATGTGTAGCTACGGCGGCCATATCGTTCCCCGCCCTCACGACAAGTCCCTCTGCTACCTGGGCGGTGAGACTCGAATCGTGGTAGTGGAACGCCACTCCAGCCTTGCAGACCTCTCCGCTCAGCTCTCTCGCAGCCTCCTCAATGGATGCTCCTTTGCCCTCAAGTACCAACTCTCTAAAGAGGACCTTGACTCCCTCATCTCCGTTACCACCGACGAAGATCTGGAGAACATGATTGAAGAGTACGATCGCACCACCACTTCCTCCTTGAAGCCCTCTCGTCTCCGCGTCTTTCTCTTCCATACCAAGTTCGAAACCGCCGCCTCTGTCGGCTCTCTCCTCAGCGATTCCAAATCGGAAAACTGGTTCTTGGATGCCCTCAACGTTGCTGGAATCCTGCCGAGAGGAATGTCTGCTGACGCTGGTTCCGTTAATTGCTTGCTGGGTCTGAACGATGTTATCCATGTCGACCCGTCTGCTGATGGGGAGGCTCAATCTGATTCCCTGGGTGGCAATAACAAGCAGGTTAATAAATCTGGGCCAGATGTTCAATCGCTGTCGGATTCTCCAGTGATGGAaaccaattcatcttttggttCAACAACTTCTTCGCCTTCTATGTCTAATTTGCCTCCGATTCGGGTTCATGTTGAGGATGGTGTTCGCTTGCATGATCAAAAGGTTGGGCTAGAGGAACATTTCTCGCAGCTGAGCGTCGCTGCTCCGCACAAGCAAGAGGAGGGTTTTGTTTCCCTGACTTGTCCGCGACCTGTTCCGACCATCGTCGCAGCTGCAGCAATGGCGCCAGCTGTTACGGTTAACCCAACCACTGTTGCTAGTGAAAACTCCGGCCGGGTTTACTCGGACGATGAGCGATCAGATCATGGAGCCCCTGTTGGTTTCCGGAAGCTGCCACAGCCGCAATTGCAACAGAGGATGGGAGTTGATTTACCTTCCCCAGATGCAGCTGCAAG AGATGCCAATTCTCGCCCGAAACCAGTGTTCTATCAAGATCCAGTCGCACCTGCATCTCCCGCTAGAGACAACAGGGTCCCTGCGATTCCTGTTGATCCGAAAGCTAACATGTCTGATCCAAGCTATCGGATCCAGATGCAGCAACAGCAACTTCAGGATGCTGGGTACGTCTTGCCTTCACAATTGGATCATCACCAGCAGCAGCAATTCATCCCGGCAGGCACGCATTACATCCACCATCACGCCACTGGACCAGTACCCGTCTCTTCATACTATCCAATGTATCCTTCGgcgcagcagcagcagcagctccaTCACCAACTCGATCAGCAGCAATACCCAATGTATTTCTTGCCTGTTAGGCAACCACAAGCTTACAACTTGCCTGTTCAATCCTATGTAGGCGACACTCCAACCGTCCCATCTAGTCGAGCCTCAACACCACCCAACCCTGCCATGATCACTTCTGCTGCAGCAGCAGCTTTCAAAGAGTCCGCTGCGCCTGTTTATCCCCCCATGACCGCAACTCCTCCTGCTAAGCCCGAATCGGCAGCCCATGTGTACAGAACGGCTGCCACAGCAGCTCCACCGCTTATTCACATGCCTTCGGATCAGCATCAGCAGCAGATTTTGGGTTACCATCCGATGCATCACCCGTCTCAGTCGATCGCCGTTGCTGCTAACTATGCATACGAAAACACCGATCCTGCGCACTCTCAGATATACTATACTCAGCCTTCAGCCTCTACATTGGCTCATCAGTATCAAACTATGACCGGAGCAGCATCAGCAGTGGTATCTGAGGCTTCTGCACAGTTGCCCACAGACAACTCTAAGCAGCATCAGCAGAAGATTAGATCTTCATAA
- the LOC122651989 gene encoding 60S ribosomal protein L26-1-like — MKYNPRVSSSRRKCRKAHFTAPSSVRRVLMSSPLSSDLRNKYSVRSVPVRKDDEVQVVRGTYKGREGKVVQVYRRKWVIHVERITREKVNGSTVNVGINPSKVVITKLKLDKDRKALLDRKAKGRAADKAKGKFTAEDVAAGAAPSLQEID; from the coding sequence ATGAAGTACAACCCAAGGGTCTCAAGCTCCAGGCGGAAGTGCCGAAAGGCACACTTCACCGCCCCTTCTAGCGTTCGTCGGGTGCTGATGAGCTCCCCACTCTCATCGGACCTGAGGAACAAATATAGTGTCAGGTCGGTTCCTGTGAGGAAAGATGACGAAGTACAAGTTGTAAGAGGAACCTACAAGGGCCGAGAGGGTAAGGTGGTTCAGGTCTACCGTCGCAAGTGGGTCATTCACGTTGAGCGTATCACTAGGGAGAAGGTTAATGGATCTACCGTCAACGTTGGCATTAACCCTTCCAAGGTCGTCATCACCAAGCTCAAGCTTGACAAGGATCGCAAGGCCCTCCTCGATCGTAAGGCCAAGGGCCGCGCCGCCGACAAGGCCAAAGGCAAGTTCACCGCAGAAGATGTCGCCGCCGGTGCTGCACCCTCTCTCCAAGAGATCGATTAG